In bacterium, the genomic stretch TTATCTCATAACTGTTTTATTACATCAATCATTCCAAAACCCTGGCCAGTTCTTACTCCTATCCCAAAATCATATAAAAATTGCAATACTTCAGGATTCCCTTCAAGGGAAAAGCCACCTTTAAATCCTTTTGCATATCCACCAAAAACAGGAACTATTATTTCTGTTATTCTATAATCCGGTAGGATATTAAATTGTATATTACTTTTCAATGTTTTTCCTAAGATAGAACTATAACTTATTGCTGTTCTTTCATTAAATACTTCATTGAACTTCTGTATGTTATCTTTTGAGGGAACTGTAAACCATTCAGAAAAGTTAGAAGGAGAAGCAGATGGGTCTGTCATTACTATTGCACCTATGGATTTACAAATAATCTTTGAGGAATTTATCCTACGCTGTGGGAGAAGTTGTATATTCTCAAGGACAAACTTTACTCCTTCAATTTCTATAAATGCATTCTCGTTCTTTTGAAGAGATAGTATTCCATTCCAAAAGTGAGAAATTACTGAAATATCACCGGAAGAAAAAATGATAGATATATCAGGTCCTAAAATACCTTTCTCCCAGTTTAGCCCGAGAAATGGAGAATAGACATAGGGTTTTACCTTCTTGGTACTAAATAGTTCTTCGTATTCTAATTGTGAGGCGGTGGAGAATATCTTTTTAAGAAATGATATGAAATACTTTCTGATGTCTTTATTCTTTTCTGTCTTTATAGAGTTGCCTTTCAAAATAAGAGAAAATCGCATTTTAATTATTTTACCTTTAATTTATAAAAGTGTAAATAGATGTTATTACATTGTCTTACTCTTTCCTTGCATCTTTCTTCAGGAGAGGGTAAAAGACCAATCCCTCCCGTATTAGGGGGTGGGAAAATAAGTGTGGGTAGAGAATAAAGCAACGGTTTCACCCTCACCCGTACCCTCTCCCCTCAAGGGAGAGGATATAGAATAAAGAATTGAGGAGAAAGTAAGGGAAGATTTCATTCCCACCCTGTTCTGACGGACTTAAGACACCCACCTCACCATCTCGGTGGGTGTGCTATACAATGTTCCTTACCCGTCGCACCAGCACCCATCTCTCCTCAAGAGAGGGGAAATAAGGTGGTTTTATAAAAAAGGGTGGATGTGGTAAGATATAAGGGATGGAAGCAAAAAAATTCATAATAAAAGATAATCTTTTTCTGACAGAAAAACTTTATCTATTGGAATTAGAAGGAAATTTTAATAAGGTACCTGTACCTGGACAGTTTGTACATATAAAGATAGAGCCATTCTTTTTAAGAAGACCTTTTTCTATCGCAGGATATAGCAAAAATTATTTAAAGATAGTTTATAAAGTGGTAGGAAGAGCAACTGAGGTATTGAGTAGAAAACAAAATGGAGAATTACTTGATGTTATAGGACCACTGGGAAATGGTTTTCCTGTTAATAAAAAATGGAAAAATATATATCTTGCTGGTGGAGGAACAGGTATTGCTCCCCTTCTATTTCTCACAGAAGCATTATTACAGCAAAACTGTAGTATAACTTTTTTTTATGGAGCAAGAACTTCTGAATGTATTGCTTTTAATATCCTGCCTTATAAAGTTAACTATGTATTTTCTACTGATGATGGTTCTTATGGGGAGAAGGGATTACTCGGTGATATACTTGAAAAACATATAGAGAAAGATGGTTCACCAGATGTTATATATGGAGGAGGACCTTACGGATTACTTAAAGATATAGCGAGAATTTCTCAGGAATATGAAACACCTGCTTTTGTTTCAATGGAAAACAGGATGGCGTGTGGAGTGGGTATATGTTATGGATGTGTCACTAAAATAAAAGGGAAAAATGGATGGGAATATAAAAGAGTATGTAAGGATGGACCTGTTTTTAATGTAAAAGAGGTTGTATGGGAATAAAAGGGATAGAAATCAGGTTGGGCAAACTTAATTTAAAAACACCTGTGATTATAGCAAGCGGAATATTCAGTTATGGAGAGGTAAAACTTAACTACCTTGACTATGAAAAAATTGGAGCAATAGTAACAAAGACAATCACACTTAACCCTCGCAAAGGCAATCCTCAACCCCGTATCTGGGAGACATCTTCAGGAATGATAAACTGCATCGGGCTTCAAAATCCGGGTATAAAGGAATTTCTGGAGAAAGGACTATACAAGATAGATGGTGTTAAGACAATTGTAAGTATATCTGGAGAAAGTCCTGAAGAGATAAAAAGAATGTTAGAACTGCTTGTAAAAAAAGGAGTAGAAACAATAGAGTTAAATCTTTCCTGTCCAAATGTAAATAGAAATAATCGTATGGTTGCTCAATCTCCAGAGGATACATACAATTTTATTAGAAATGCAAAAGAGATATTTAAAAGAGAAACTGTTATAGCAAAATTATCTCCAAATATAACAGATATAACCGAAATAGCATTATCTGCAGAAGAGGCAGGGGCAGATGCAATAAGTTTAATAAATACCTTAAAAGCAGTTGCTGTAGATATAGAAAATATGAGGATTATTGAAGGCGGGCTTTCAGGTTCCTGTGTAAAACCTGTAGGACTGAAGGCGGTATATGATGTATATAAAAAAGTGAAAATTCCAGTAATAGGTATGGGAGGAATAACAACAGGCAAAGACGCTCTGGAATATATCCTTGCAGGAGCAAGTGCTGTGGGGATTGGGAGTGGACTTTTTTCTAACCCTTATATTGTAGACCAGATATATGAGACATTTACAGAATTTTTGAAAACACATAGATTAAAAAACATATCTGAAGCAACAGGGCTTCTAAATGAAAAAAAGAAATCGGGAGAAAGAACAAAAGGAGAAAAGGGTTAGTCCTTATAATGGTTTTATTATTATAAGTATCTGTATCTTTGTTTTTTTTAGATTTTTTGTTGATGGGTTAAGTTATCCTGTATATAATTTTATCTGGAATATCTATTTTTTCTTGCTTACCATAACCCATATTCTGATTAAAAATTTTAAAATAGAACTTGATAAAACATCTATATTACTTCTCCTTTATTTCACCATATCATCCATATCAACAGGTATTTCACCTATAAAAGGGACAGGAGTTGGTTTTAATGCACAGATACTTGCTTACTGGTGTATATTCTTTTTGGTAAAAGAGGTATTCAAAACAGTTGATGAGAAAAAAATTTTGCTTTTCACTATTATTATCAGCGGGTTTCTCATTTGTATCTACGGAATAGACCAGTATTTTTTTGGTCTTAAACAGACAAAGGAATTTATATATTCCAGACCTGAACTTCTAAAAACGTTACCACCTACATTCCTTGAAAGAATCCAGAGTAACAGGGTTTTTGCAACATTTATATATCCCAATATATTTGCATCATTCCTGCTGTTTCTTATACCTCTTTCATTTTTTTTATCCATATCCAGAGAGAGAATTATTTTAAGGGTAATAGCAATGGCAACACTTATACTTTCTCTCTGGAATATATTTCTTACGGGTTCCAGTGGTGGTATATATATACTTCTTTTTGTTTTACAGATAATAACAATTTTTCTGATATTTGATACACGAAGATTAAGAATTATTCTGCCTGCCTTAATCATCTTTGAAATGTTGTTTATGTATGGTGGATATACAGCAGGGAAACTCCCCAAAATGAGTTCTTTTGTTGATAGAGTAAACTACTGGAAAGCAGCCACTACAGTATTTAAAGAACATCCTTTAGTTGGAGTAGGACCAGAAAATTATAAATATTACTATTTAAAATATAAAACACCCGGTGCGATGGAAGCAAAACATCCTCATTCTATATTTTTTGCATCACTCGCTGAAACAGGTATTGTAGGCACATTTTTCTTATTTGCTTTTTTTATAACTATAGGGATAAACCTTTTTACAAATGCAAAAGTGTCAATGTTAGAAGCAGGAGTGTCTTTCTCTTTTCTTTCTTTCCTTCTCCATAATTTCATTGATTTTAATTTTATCAATCCCGCTGTTGCTGTTCTATTTTTTATAGGTGGTGGGCTTGCTTCAACTAACCCAAAAGAAAATAAATTTAATAGATATCGCTCCTTGACAGATGGGGTTAATTTTCTTATTATATTACTGCTAATTTTTACTACTATAGAATATACAAGATTTTCTCTTTCGCAGAGAGAAATGGCTCTTTCAGAAGAGGAAAGTGATATAAATACTAAACTTTACTACATTGAAAAAGCAGGAAAGTTGTATGGGAATAATTTTGAAATATATGAGAAGAAAGGAGATATTTTCTATACCATTTTTACTTTTAAGAAAGAACTAATCTATAAACAGCAGGCAGAAATTTTATATTTACAGGCAATCAATTTAAATCCATTATTAATAAGTTGTTATAGAAAACTTGCATTTCTATATGAAGCCACAGGAGATTATAAAGATGCGGAAAGAATGTATCTAAAAGTTCTAAAATTATATCCTGATAAGAAACAGTACAATATAGAAATGGCTTTGTTTTATAAAAAGACAGGGGATGAAGACAGGTTTCGTTACTATTACGAAAAAAGCAAGGGACTCAATGCAGTTTCAGTAGAGGAAGGTATGGTTATAGAAGGATATGAAAAATGGATAGAATCGCTGAAATAGAGACCAGAAAAGGCGAAAAATCCCAGTTTTTCAGGGTCGGACAGGACTTGATAGATGTAAAGAAAGGTGACCTTTGTATTATAGAATTAACACAGGGAACTATTGATTACGGGAAGGTCTATGGATTTATTGAAGGGAAAACACTGCTTAAACCGACTATCTCTGGTAAGGTATTGAGAAAAGTAACAGATAAAGATATTGAAGTTATAAAGGAAAACAGAGGAAAGGTATTAGAATGTATTGCTATATGTAAAGAAAAGATAAAAACATATAATCTTCCAATGAAACTGATTGATGCAGAGTACTCCTTTGATAGGACAAAAATAACTTTTTATTACTGGTCTGAAAGTAGAATTGATTTTAGAAACCTTGTGAGAGAACTGGCAAAGATATTCAACTGCAGGATAGAAATGCGACAGATAGGGTTGAGAGACGAAGCGAAAATTAAAGGGGGGTATGGAATATGTGGCTGTCCACTATGCTGCGCACAGTTTTTAAGAAGGTTTGATTCAATAACAATGAGAATGGTTAAAAATCAGAATTTACCACTTGATATTAATAAGATTACAGGACAGTGTGGACGATTGTTATGCTGCCTTGGTTATGAAGATGAACTTTATAAAAAAGAACTTTTGAAAAAACAATGAAGATTTATATAACTACTCCTATATATTATATAAATGCAGAGCCCCATATAGGACATACCTATACAACTATTGCTGCTGATACCCTCGCAAGGTTCTATAGAATGTCTGACTATGACGTTTTCTTTCTCACAGGAACAGATGAACATGGACAGAAAATATATGAAGCAGCCCAAAAACAGAATATAACCATAAATGAGTTTGTTGATAGAAATTCTACCATATATAAAAATCTCTGGGATACATTAAATATCTCCTATACAAGATTCATAAGAACAACTGAACCAATGCATGTGGAAACTGTAAAAAAGATATTTGTCAAACTATTAGAAAAAGGAGACCTGTATAAAGGAGAATATACTGGATACTACTGTACTCCCTGTGAAAGTTATGCAATACCGGAAGATGAGAGTAATCCACTCTGTCCTGACTGTAAAAGACAGATGAGTAAAATCTCTGAACCATCCTACTTCTTCCGTATTTCAAAGTATGCAAAGCAACTTGAAAAATTTATTGAAGAAAACAATTTTGTTAAACCGGATTTCAGAAAAAATGAGGTGCTTAATTTTATCAGGTCAGGGTTGTATGATGTGAGTATCACAAGAAAAAATGTTGAATGGGGTATTTCTGCTCCAACATCTGAAGGTTATACTATTTACGTATGGTTTGATGCTCTTATTAACTATTTAAGTGGGATAGGTTATATGCAAGATGATAACTCATTTTTAAAGTACTGGCCACCGGATGTACAGTTTATAGGAAAGGATATTATAAGATTTCATCATATTATATGGCCCTGTCTTTTACTTGCACTGGACCTTCCACTTCCTAAAACTATATTTGCTCATGGCTGGTGGATATCCGGTAAAGACAAAATTTCAAAATCAAAAGGCAATATAGTTTCACCACAGAACATTATAGCAGAATACGGACTGGATGCTTTCAGATACTTCCTTTTAAGAGAAGTCCCTTTTGGACTGGATGGTGAGTATTCAGAAGATGGTTTCAAAAAAAGGTATAATAGTGACCTTGTTAATGACCTGGGAAATCTTGTAAATAGAACCCTTAACCTTATAGAAACAAAAACACAGGGTGTGATAAGTAATGTAACACCTGATACATCTCTTGTAAATCTTGCTATTACTTCATCTGAAAAATATTTTGAAAAGATGGAGAAGATTGCGTTTTCAGAAGCACTTGAGGAGATATGGAAACTTGTATCCTATCTAAACAGATTTCTTGATGAAAAAGCCCCATGGCGGGAAGGATGCAGCAATGTAAAAGAAATTCTTTACAGTACCATCTATGGCATCCGTAATGTATCAATAATGCTTGCTCCTTTTATTCCTTTTTCTTCTTTAAGAATATGGCAGATGATAGGTTTTGATGGAGACCCTAACAGAGATGGATTTAAACTGTTAAACCAGAAAATGTCAGAAGGTATAAGGATTAAAAAAAGGGAGATAATCTTCCCGAGGAAAAAATAATGAAACCACTATATAAAAGATTTGTTCTAAAACTCTCAGGAGAAGCACTGCAAGGAGAGGAGAAGTTCGGTATTAATTCAAAAGCAATTATTTCTATAGCGAAAGAGATAAAAGATGTATGGCAGTTAGGATGTGAAATAGGGATAGTACTGGGTGGAGGGAATATATATAGAGGGAACACGAGAGATAAAGAGATTACAGACCCTGTAACAGCAGATTATATGGGAATGCTTGCCACGGTTATTAATGGACTTGCACTGCAGAATACACTTGAAAAATTAGGACTTGAAACACGTGTTCAGAGCGCCTTTGATATGAAGCAGTTCTGTGAAATGTATATAAGAAGGAGAGCAATAAGACATCTTGAAAAGAGAAGGATTGTTATATTTGTAGGTGGAACAGGAAACCCATATTTCACAACTGATACTGCTGCTGCCTTAAAAGCAATAGAGATTGGCGCAGAGGTAATACTTAAAGCAACAAAGGTTGATGGAATATATTCAGCAGACCCAATGACAAATCCTACGGCAAAGAGATACAACAATCTTTCTTATATGGAAGTACTTCAGAAACGACTTAAAATAATGGATGCTTCTGCAATCTCTCTATGTATGGACAACCATATCCCTGTGGTGGTCTTTAACCTATTCAGAAAAGGGAATCTAAAAAAGATAGTAACAGGTAAAGGAATTAAAACAATTGTAAAGGAGTAAGGGGGTTTATATGAAAGGGAAGATATTCAGTGAAGTAGAGAAAAAAATGGAAGGAGTTGTTAACTTTTTTAAAAAAGAAATCGGGACTTTGAGGGCAGGCAGGGCTTCTATTTCACTCCTTGAAGGTATTACTGTAGAGTATTATGGTTCAAAGATGCCTATAAGTCAGATTGCAACAATAACTATACCACAGCCACAGTTGATTGTAATACAACCATGGGATAAAAATATGCTTCAGGAAATAACAAAAGCAATCCAGTCCAGTAATATTGGTCTTAATCCTATTGCCGATGCAAATGTTATCCGGGTTCCTGTACCACCTATCAGTGAGGAAAGGAGACAGGAACTGGTAAAAATTCTCCACAAAATGGGTGAAGAAGCGAAGGTTGAAATAAGAGAAATTAGAAGAAAAGGGAATGAAGAGTTAAAAAAAGCAGAAAAAGAAAAGATGATAACCGAAGACGATATGCATAAAGGAATAGAAGAAATACAGCAGACAACTGATAAATTCATAAAAGAAATAGATAAAAAAGTAGAAGAAAAAAGTAAAGAAATACTGGAAGGTTAATGAAAAAATTTGTAATAGCGATAGATGGACCTGCAGGAGCAGGAAAAAGTACAGTTGCTAAAATTGTTGCAAAAAAGATTGGTTTTTTATATGTAGATACAGGTGCAATGTATCGTGCACTTACCCTGAAAGCATTAAGAGATAGGATACCTCTAACAGACGAAAAAAAACTGATAGAGATGGCACAAAATAGTAAGATAGAACTTCAGGATAATTCAGAAAGATACAGTGTATTTCTTGACGGTAAGGATGTCAGTGAAGCAATTAGAACAGAAGAAGTGAGTAAAGGCACACATTTTATTGCTTCTATACTCCCCATAAGAGAGATACTATGGAAAATGCAAAGAGAACTCAGGGAAAGGTATGATATTGTTATGGAAGGAAGAGACATAGGAAGCAAGGTGTTTCCTGATGCTCAATTAAAAATATTTCTTGATGCAAGTGTAGAGGAAAGAGCAAAAAGAAGATATCTACAACTGAAAGAGAGGGGGATTGAAGGGGACTTAACTGTTATAGAAAAAGAGATAAGAGAACGTGATGAGAAGGACCGGAAAAGAACTATATCTCCCCTTATAAAACAACCGGATGCTTTCTATATTGATACAACAAAAATGACTATCCCGCAGGTTATTGAAGAAATAGTTAATCTTTATAAAAATTTAAAATCAAATAAATCTTGAGGCAAGTTTAAGTTTTGTCTGGGTCTCTCCACCATTTATAAGATATAGAAGTGGTAAAGGTCTATCCACTCCTTCTATAAAAGATGGCCTCGCCTGCCAGGGGGTTACAGAAAGAACATTGGTAAGGTCCATCCAGTATTCAAGTCGTGCAGGTTTAATGTCCCATACCATATGAAAGTGATTTGCCGGTGCATACTGTTTGTATTCAAGCATTGTAGCATACTTTGGAACAACAAATGTATGTGGCCATGTATAGGTAGATGTCTTACAGACAGCATCAGCAAGTTTAGAAGGCAGTTCTACTGTTTCTGCCTCATCCCATATAAAAGAAAACATCCCTGTTATGCTACTATATGCCATCCTGCCTGCTATACCTTTAATACCAGCAGGTGAAACAAAAGTTACAGAATTTCCAAGCCCGGGGAAATATCCTTCATCAGCGAGCGGAAAAGAAATTTTTGACATAATCTCTTCTATAGAGGAACCTGGTAATGCAGCCCAATCAAAAGAAGCACTTCCAGAATTATCTCCATCCACAAAACCCTTTTTCTCCCATATTGTATCTCCGGTCAACTTAACCCCTATTTTATCAGCAAGCTGTTTTATTTCCCATGGTTCCCAGACCTTTCTGAAATCCATAAATAGAGGTGGGTTGCCTGCGGTAAGATAGGTAAAGAATAGCATAGTAAGAAGCCCCTGAACATCTGCTTCAGTGGCATAGGGTAAAGGAGGTTTTTTCCCGTTATGGTCAAAAGTAGAATTAAAAAGGGACTCCATAACATCAGCAACTGGAAGGGGAATACCTCTTAAGTCAGAACCCCACTCTAACTGACTCATAAAACCACCACCAACAGCATTAAGGTCTTTCATTATATCTCTCGCTATCAGATACATTGCAAGAGAATTATTAAATCTTTCATTGTCTTCTTCATTTCTAATCTCTATCCTTCCCTTACAGTGCCTATCAAACCAATTCCTTAATTCTTTCAGTTCGCTCTGATTGTATGCCTTTTTTTGTAACATATCTGCAAGAAGTTTCATATCCAGTCGGGTTATCTCTATACCAAATATCTTTCTTGTAGGTATAATATGTGCCAGTGCTGTTTCCATCCCCATAGAGTCATGACCGAATATAACAACACGTCTACCCTGTAGTGCCTTAAATGTTAATGCAGAATAACACCAGTCAATAAGTGATTCAGCAGTATTATCAGTCATAACAGGATTCTGTCCTGTATCAGGCCATGTACCTATATTTATATGGATAAGTTTTCCATATTGAGAAACAGCACCACTACAGGCATGGGTATATACAACACCTGGTTTAGGACCACTATTACCACAGGTAAGATTCACAGGTGTGTCTGGTGGAAACTGCTGAATGAAAGAGATAAGAGTCAGTTGAGGAAATGCCCATGTGTCAGGAACACCTACAAGTATATTAACCTTTGCATTTTTAAATTGAGAAGCAACTATATCCGCTTCTTTCTCACCTTCTATAAGAACATCGCTATAAACAACTTTTACAGGAGTACCATCGGGCTTCTTAATTTTGCCGGAGATAATCTCTGCTGTCATTCTAACAATATTTGCTACTCTTTCTTTAGATGTTTTATCAATACGGGGGTCAGATGGAGCGAAAACCCCTATTACACATTCAGATGGTTCTGAAATCTGTGTTCTGTTAAGTTTTACAGGTTCCATATACTCCTCCTGCGGTTTTCTTTATAATTTTTTTGTTTTAGATAACGCCTGCTTCCTGCTCAATTTCGCTCTACCCTGTTCATCAAAACCGAGAAATTTTACAGGTATAGTATCCCCTTCTTTTATTACATCCTCAACCCTTTTTACATGGTGAGGTGCCAGTTCTGAAATATGGACCAGTCCTTCCTTCCCGGGTAAAAATTGTACAAAAGCTCCAAAACTCATCACTTTCACTACCTTGCCTTCATAAATCCTACCCGGCTCTGGCTCTTCTGTAATTGCCCTTACCATCTCAGCAGCATCTTCACAGGCACGACTATCTGAAGAATATATCTTTACAGTTCCATCATCTTCTATATCTATCTCTGTGCCTGTATCTTCTATAATCTTCTTTATTGTCTTACCGGATGGACCAATAACAAGTCCTATCTTATCTGGATTAATCTTCATTGATATAATCCTCGGTGCATATACAGATAGTGACGGTCTTGGAGAAGTAATAACATCATACATCTTTTTTAGAATTATCCTCCTTGCTTCCCTTGACTGATAGAGTGCTTTTTCTATTATGTTAAGGGTTAATCCTTCTTCCTTGACATCCATCTGAAATCCCGTAATTCCTGTTTCTGTTCCTGCAATTTTTAAGTCAAGATTGCCATAGTGGTCTTCCTCTCCGGCTATATCAGTCAACAAAATATACTTATCTCCATTTTTTATTATTCCTATTGAAACCCCTGCTACATGTTTTTTAACAGGGACGCCTGCATCCATCAGGGCAAGGCTTCCCGCACAAACAGTTGCCATAGAGGATGAACCATTTGATTCAAGAATTTCTGCTACAATCCTTATAGTATATGCAAAATCCTCTTCTGAAGGGATAATAAACTCCAGTGCTCTCGCAGCAAGTACACCATGTCCTA encodes the following:
- the cas6 gene encoding CRISPR-associated endoribonuclease Cas6 translates to MRFSLILKGNSIKTEKNKDIRKYFISFLKKIFSTASQLEYEELFSTKKVKPYVYSPFLGLNWEKGILGPDISIIFSSGDISVISHFWNGILSLQKNENAFIEIEGVKFVLENIQLLPQRRINSSKIICKSIGAIVMTDPSASPSNFSEWFTVPSKDNIQKFNEVFNERTAISYSSILGKTLKSNIQFNILPDYRITEIIVPVFGGYAKGFKGGFSLEGNPEVLQFLYDFGIGVRTGQGFGMIDVIKQL
- a CDS encoding dihydroorotate dehydrogenase electron transfer subunit, which codes for MEAKKFIIKDNLFLTEKLYLLELEGNFNKVPVPGQFVHIKIEPFFLRRPFSIAGYSKNYLKIVYKVVGRATEVLSRKQNGELLDVIGPLGNGFPVNKKWKNIYLAGGGTGIAPLLFLTEALLQQNCSITFFYGARTSECIAFNILPYKVNYVFSTDDGSYGEKGLLGDILEKHIEKDGSPDVIYGGGPYGLLKDIARISQEYETPAFVSMENRMACGVGICYGCVTKIKGKNGWEYKRVCKDGPVFNVKEVVWE
- a CDS encoding dihydroorotate dehydrogenase, with protein sequence MGIKGIEIRLGKLNLKTPVIIASGIFSYGEVKLNYLDYEKIGAIVTKTITLNPRKGNPQPRIWETSSGMINCIGLQNPGIKEFLEKGLYKIDGVKTIVSISGESPEEIKRMLELLVKKGVETIELNLSCPNVNRNNRMVAQSPEDTYNFIRNAKEIFKRETVIAKLSPNITDITEIALSAEEAGADAISLINTLKAVAVDIENMRIIEGGLSGSCVKPVGLKAVYDVYKKVKIPVIGMGGITTGKDALEYILAGASAVGIGSGLFSNPYIVDQIYETFTEFLKTHRLKNISEATGLLNEKKKSGERTKGEKG
- a CDS encoding O-antigen ligase family protein, translating into MKKRNREKEQKEKRVSPYNGFIIISICIFVFFRFFVDGLSYPVYNFIWNIYFFLLTITHILIKNFKIELDKTSILLLLYFTISSISTGISPIKGTGVGFNAQILAYWCIFFLVKEVFKTVDEKKILLFTIIISGFLICIYGIDQYFFGLKQTKEFIYSRPELLKTLPPTFLERIQSNRVFATFIYPNIFASFLLFLIPLSFFLSISRERIILRVIAMATLILSLWNIFLTGSSGGIYILLFVLQIITIFLIFDTRRLRIILPALIIFEMLFMYGGYTAGKLPKMSSFVDRVNYWKAATTVFKEHPLVGVGPENYKYYYLKYKTPGAMEAKHPHSIFFASLAETGIVGTFFLFAFFITIGINLFTNAKVSMLEAGVSFSFLSFLLHNFIDFNFINPAVAVLFFIGGGLASTNPKENKFNRYRSLTDGVNFLIILLLIFTTIEYTRFSLSQREMALSEEESDINTKLYYIEKAGKLYGNNFEIYEKKGDIFYTIFTFKKELIYKQQAEILYLQAINLNPLLISCYRKLAFLYEATGDYKDAERMYLKVLKLYPDKKQYNIEMALFYKKTGDEDRFRYYYEKSKGLNAVSVEEGMVIEGYEKWIESLK
- the metG gene encoding methionine--tRNA ligase, which gives rise to MKIYITTPIYYINAEPHIGHTYTTIAADTLARFYRMSDYDVFFLTGTDEHGQKIYEAAQKQNITINEFVDRNSTIYKNLWDTLNISYTRFIRTTEPMHVETVKKIFVKLLEKGDLYKGEYTGYYCTPCESYAIPEDESNPLCPDCKRQMSKISEPSYFFRISKYAKQLEKFIEENNFVKPDFRKNEVLNFIRSGLYDVSITRKNVEWGISAPTSEGYTIYVWFDALINYLSGIGYMQDDNSFLKYWPPDVQFIGKDIIRFHHIIWPCLLLALDLPLPKTIFAHGWWISGKDKISKSKGNIVSPQNIIAEYGLDAFRYFLLREVPFGLDGEYSEDGFKKRYNSDLVNDLGNLVNRTLNLIETKTQGVISNVTPDTSLVNLAITSSEKYFEKMEKIAFSEALEEIWKLVSYLNRFLDEKAPWREGCSNVKEILYSTIYGIRNVSIMLAPFIPFSSLRIWQMIGFDGDPNRDGFKLLNQKMSEGIRIKKREIIFPRKK
- the pyrH gene encoding UMP kinase; translated protein: MKPLYKRFVLKLSGEALQGEEKFGINSKAIISIAKEIKDVWQLGCEIGIVLGGGNIYRGNTRDKEITDPVTADYMGMLATVINGLALQNTLEKLGLETRVQSAFDMKQFCEMYIRRRAIRHLEKRRIVIFVGGTGNPYFTTDTAAALKAIEIGAEVILKATKVDGIYSADPMTNPTAKRYNNLSYMEVLQKRLKIMDASAISLCMDNHIPVVVFNLFRKGNLKKIVTGKGIKTIVKE
- the frr gene encoding ribosome recycling factor — encoded protein: MKGKIFSEVEKKMEGVVNFFKKEIGTLRAGRASISLLEGITVEYYGSKMPISQIATITIPQPQLIVIQPWDKNMLQEITKAIQSSNIGLNPIADANVIRVPVPPISEERRQELVKILHKMGEEAKVEIREIRRKGNEELKKAEKEKMITEDDMHKGIEEIQQTTDKFIKEIDKKVEEKSKEILEG
- the cmk gene encoding (d)CMP kinase, translating into MKKFVIAIDGPAGAGKSTVAKIVAKKIGFLYVDTGAMYRALTLKALRDRIPLTDEKKLIEMAQNSKIELQDNSERYSVFLDGKDVSEAIRTEEVSKGTHFIASILPIREILWKMQRELRERYDIVMEGRDIGSKVFPDAQLKIFLDASVEERAKRRYLQLKERGIEGDLTVIEKEIRERDEKDRKRTISPLIKQPDAFYIDTTKMTIPQVIEEIVNLYKNLKSNKS